GACCAGTTCCTCGAGTAGTGAAAACATGGCGCTTTCGTTGGCGGTTAGAAACGATTTGACGGCGGTTGAATAGGTGGAAGCGGCGTGCATGTCATTTTCCTTGTCGTGTCGGATGGGTACCCATTTCCGGCAGGGATTTAATCCAAACTGAACGCTTCAAATTTTAGAGATCGGTTACGCTCACTTCAAGTTTAACCATAAAGGCACGAAGGGCACAAAGGTTTTTTTCATTTTAATAGCCCATACGGGAAATGGGAGAAAATCCCGCTCCTTTCGGCTTGTTTTACGTATATAAATCCGCTAAATTCTGTCCAATCGATAGGAGATGGCAACTATGGGCAAATACCTTTTGATCGACATCGGGGCCGGCACCATGGACATTCTGTACTGGGATGATGCCGCTGCGTTGCACTATAAATCCGTGGTGAAATCACCGGTACCGTATCTTGCAGAAAAGATAGGCGCCTGCCCGGGGAACCTTTTGGTAACGGGCAGGGAGATGGGGGGCGGGGCCGTGACCGCTGTTTTGAAACAGCGCGCCCGCGACAGCCGTGTGATCATCTCCAAAAGTGCTGCTGCGACGCTGCACCATGACCTGGAGAAGGTCGGGTCGTGGGGAATCGAGGTGGTCGACGATGCCGACGCCGAGGGCAGGAAGGCGGACCAGGGGCTCAGCCACATCGAACTCGGCGATATCGACTGCGGCCGCATAGAAGGAATCGTGCGGGGTCTCGGCATCCCCTTTGAATTCGATGCGGTGGGCATCTGCGCCCAGGATCACGGCGTGCCCCCCGTGGGGGTTTCCCATCTCGACTTCCGCCACGGGATCTACTCGGCCGCCCTCGACGAGGACCCGCACGCCCACGCGCTGTTGTACACCGCCGAGGAGATACCGTCTTCCATGAACCGCCTGAAGTCGATTGCCGTGAGTGCCGCGGGCCTGCCCGCCGAAGCGGTTTTTGTGATGGACAGCGGCATGGCGGCCATCCAGGGGGCGTCGCTGGACGCCCTGGCCACCGGGAGGGAATGTGTGGCCGTCCTCGACGTGGCCACCTCCCACACCCTCGGGGCGACCGTCAGCCGGGGTGAAATTGCAGGCTTTTTCGAATACCACACGATCGATATCACCTGCGACCGGGTGGACCGCCTGATAAGGGAACTGGGCGACGGCACGCTGAGCCACCGGCAGATCCTGGCCGAGGGCGGCCACGGCGCGTATCTGCGCAGGGCGGTCGGTTTTGACAATCTGGAAAATATCGTGGTTACCGGTCCGAAACGTTACCTGCTCGCCGATTCCCGGCTACCGCTGCAATATGGCGCGCCCATGGGGGACAACATGATGACCGGCACCCTGGGGCTTCTGGCGTCCATACGCATCAGAAAAGGCCAAACGCCGCCCGCCCTGGTTTGAGCACGGGCAGCCACGGGCAGAACAGGGCCGTTTATATGCACCCGCTCGGGTGAGGAGGCAGAATATCCTGAACGAGGGAATGATGGGCAAAAACGTGTTGAGCGCATTACCCGAATTTCCGGAAATCCTAAACATGGACGAAGGGCCGATGGGGCTTTTCTATACGGATGCGGAACCGGAGGAAGGTTTTGCGCCGCGGTCAACGATCTGCCCACCCGGGAAAAGGAGATGAACAACCAGGTTGACCGGCAGAAGGTGTTCGGTAAATTCAGCTGCACCCTAAGCCTCATCTGGCGGGCTCGCAGAAAAAAAGCGTGGCCTATTTGTCGGCAGAGCGCTGCAGCGAATGCTTTTCAACGACCAAAACCCGGGGAACCGTGAAGAAAAAGATCCAGCGCAGCAAAAGGGTTTGGGGCGAATTGCCGGCAAGCGGTTGATGGCGGATGGCCTTTGAGAAGGGAAACCACCGGCGTTGGAACGTTGGGGGAAACCCGGTCCTGCGGTCCGGGTCAGGCCGAGCGGCCTTGACAATCATTGGGCCCTTTGACAATTTTAAACCGCAACGTTAGGGTTTATGCGACGCTGGAGGACCGCACGCGGTTCCGGAAAGCCACTGGTGCGCAGGGAGGTCGAGATGAATTCGCACAAATTGATTGTGGCGCTTGCAGCCACGCTGTTCCTGGCCGTAGCACCGGCTGCCGCAGATTGGCGGACGACCCTCGATGAGGCCAGGAACCGGACGGTATATTTCAATGCATGGGGGGGCAGCAGCGAGGTCAACCAATACCTTCGCTGGGCCTCCGAGGAGGTCATGCGGCGCTATGACATCGTCCTGAAGCATGTCAAGGTTTCCGATATCGCCCAGACGGTGAGCGTCATCCTTGCGGAGAAGGCCGGGGGCAGGCATGACAACGGCAGTGTCGACATGGTCTGGATCAATGGGGAGAATTTCAAGGCCATGAAGCAGGCCGGCCTCCTGTACGGCCCCTTCACCGGAAAGCTGCCCAACTACCGCCTGGTGAACCTTCGCAACCTGCCGTTGAACGAAGATTTTACCATCCCTGTCGAGGGGCTGGAAGCACCCTGGGGGGTGGGACAGCTGAACATCATCTACGACCGGGCCAAGGGGCCGTTTCCGGGTGTGAACAGTCGCGTTTTGCTCGAATATGCACAGAAACATGTCGGCAGGATCAGCTATCCCAAGCCACCCCAGTTTCACGGTTCCAGTTTTCTAAAACAACTGCTCCTGGAGCTGGCCCCTGATACAAGCCCCCTCTACCGGCCGGTCGAAAAATCCGACATGGTGCAGGTCACCCGGCCTCTCTGGCGGTACCTCGACCGGTTGCACCCGGTGGCATGGAGAAAAGGGCGGGCGTTTCCCACCGGCTCGGCACACATGAAGCAATTGATGGATGACGGCGAGCTGGATATCGCCATCAGTTTCAACCCCCAGGATGCGGCCACGGCAGCTCGCAACGGAACCCTGCCGCCGACCGTCGCAGCCGGCGCCATGGAGATCGGCGCCCTGACCAACTGCCACTTTCTGGCCATTCCCTTCAATTCCGGGAACAAAGCCGCCGCCGAGGTGGTGATCAACTTTCTGCTTTCTCCCGAAGCCCAGGCCCGCAAGGCCGATACACGATACTGGGGCGACCCCACTATTCTGGACCTGGAGCGGCTGACGGAACGGGAACGAGGCCTCTTCGACCCCGATTTCCACCTGTTTGCGGGCATCGCCGAGCCGCACCCCTCCTGGCAGACGGCCCTGGAAAAAATGTGGCAGGAACGCTACGGGCATTGATGCTGCGATTGGCCCCATATCTCGTGACGGCATTACTCGGGGTGCCCATTCTCGCGGGCACGGCCAGCCTGATCCTGCCGGCATGGAACTACTTCCCCGCCGCCGGTCTGAAGGAATTCAGTGCGCTCCCCTGGCAACTGCTTTCAGGGTACCCGGGAATAATGACCTCTTTCTTCCTTACCCTCTGGACCGGGCTGGGCGCAACGCTGCTATCCCTGACCGCCACACTTGGTTTCATCAGTTTTTGCTGGCAAAGCGGCTGGTGGCGGGTTGCGCGGAAGTTGCTCGCGCCCCTGCTGGCCGTTCCCCACGTGGCTTTTGCCATTGGTTTTGCCTTTCTCGTCGCCCCCAGCGGCTGGCTGCTGCGCCTGATTTCACCGGCGTTGACCGGGTGGCACCATCCGCCGAATTGGCAGACCGTCCAGGATCCAATGGGGCTTGCCCTCATGCTGGCCATGAGTTTGAAGGAAATTCCCTTTTTGCTGTTGATGAGCATGGCGGCGCTTTCACAGATCGACGTCGAACGACAGGTCTGGCTGGGCCGCAGCTTCGGTTATTCCCCTCACAGGGTGTGGTACAAATTGCTTCTGCCGCAGCTGTATCCGTCCATACGCCTGCCCGTTTTTGCGGTTCTGGCCTACAGCCTCTGCGTCGTCGACATGGCCCTTATCCTGGGACCCAACCGCCCCGCCACCCT
The Deltaproteobacteria bacterium genome window above contains:
- a CDS encoding ABC transporter substrate-binding protein, with protein sequence MNSHKLIVALAATLFLAVAPAAADWRTTLDEARNRTVYFNAWGGSSEVNQYLRWASEEVMRRYDIVLKHVKVSDIAQTVSVILAEKAGGRHDNGSVDMVWINGENFKAMKQAGLLYGPFTGKLPNYRLVNLRNLPLNEDFTIPVEGLEAPWGVGQLNIIYDRAKGPFPGVNSRVLLEYAQKHVGRISYPKPPQFHGSSFLKQLLLELAPDTSPLYRPVEKSDMVQVTRPLWRYLDRLHPVAWRKGRAFPTGSAHMKQLMDDGELDIAISFNPQDAATAARNGTLPPTVAAGAMEIGALTNCHFLAIPFNSGNKAAAEVVINFLLSPEAQARKADTRYWGDPTILDLERLTERERGLFDPDFHLFAGIAEPHPSWQTALEKMWQERYGH
- a CDS encoding DUF1786 domain-containing protein, yielding MGKYLLIDIGAGTMDILYWDDAAALHYKSVVKSPVPYLAEKIGACPGNLLVTGREMGGGAVTAVLKQRARDSRVIISKSAAATLHHDLEKVGSWGIEVVDDADAEGRKADQGLSHIELGDIDCGRIEGIVRGLGIPFEFDAVGICAQDHGVPPVGVSHLDFRHGIYSAALDEDPHAHALLYTAEEIPSSMNRLKSIAVSAAGLPAEAVFVMDSGMAAIQGASLDALATGRECVAVLDVATSHTLGATVSRGEIAGFFEYHTIDITCDRVDRLIRELGDGTLSHRQILAEGGHGAYLRRAVGFDNLENIVVTGPKRYLLADSRLPLQYGAPMGDNMMTGTLGLLASIRIRKGQTPPALV